GTTATCTATAtgtacatttatttttaatgccCTATGGTTGTTTTTGTCgcattattgatttttttatttgtaataagAGCAAAAGTAAAACACGTTTTAGGTGAAAAACTAGAAAAAgttggattttggtttttgtatacaaatagacagttatttaaaaaactagtttccctacATTTTAGGAAAACCATTTATtaaaaagcttgattggatgaaaaatagtttttggaaaaacaaaaaccaaaaactattcCAAAAACTGGAAACAATCAAACTCTTAGTCTCTTAATCAATTTTATTCcttaaatactattaaaaatcaaTTAAGAAACCCTTAATGGGTATGCaggataaagatgctcttatcAGGCATTTGAAACAGTTTTGTGAAAAACGACTAATGAAGACCAAGAGCAAAAAACGGTTTTAAAACATATGAAGCTTGTAATTCGTTCTCTACTCATGATTTGTGTTCCAAATTTTGGCACTGTGATCTGCTAGCCGTTTTCGACATAgatttatttatatagttaCTTGCTAAGATTGTTGACGAAGACGAACCAATTTTTTTACTTCAGGTCTCTCTGATTCCTTtcatttacctttttttttgtttggaaacCAACTGGGGTTTTAATCGGACTTGAAGATAGAGGGAGCTATAAAATCTAGAAAGGTTATTGCACAGATTTTTTGCCTTTTCATAGTTTCCATGTTTTGATATTGCGACGTTGTAGATTTCTGATTCATTAATTAGTATGAAAGCAGAGTGTATTATTAGAGCCAACAACCAGAAACAATGGCATCCAGATTACCTTTCTGACTGTAGCCAAAGGCTATAAACTTATACTGATAATGCCAGTTTTGATAAACGTTGAAAGAAGGATGCATTTACGTGCACTCGGAGTAGAAATTATGCTATGaatcaagaaaaaataaacaaagatgCAATGGATAAATCTAAAGAGATTGTTCAAAAGACAATTTATGCATATATGTCGAGCAATTACAAATGTAAAAAATTATCGCGAGTTTCTACACTTTTATTCGAGCTCCTGATTTTGTGGCCTAATGATCTCTTTTCCTTTGTGGTAATATCCACTTTGAAACTACATAACAAGAGATCTGGGAAGAGACAATGGataaataaaggaaaaaaataagaaaagagaaaaacgaGAATGgctccaaaataaataaatggttTACGTTCACTAGTAGAAAAATGCCGTATAAAATTATTTCGTGACTAAAGACAATTTTCGTGACTAGGAGACACCATAGACacgaaaagttataaaaatattgtgtTTAATACAGTCGTAACTGTCTGAACCGAAAATTGTCGGAAACTAGTAAAAGAAGACGAGAACTCATCGGTGTGTCGAGACAAAGACGATTATTAGATAGAGAACGTTCGGTCGGTTTAGAAATAATGAAATAAGCGGTAGAAAACAAACCGGCGAAAGCTAGTTCGCCGGGAATTACAAGtcaacgagaaaaaaaaatgaaaccctagttctagccgaaAGTAAGTATGTGTGTGTGGTCGATTTGCGGATCCCTTCTTTGTTGCCTCCTCGCTCTCCTTATATAGACGACCGGTCGATGACCTAATTTGGCTTTGTCCAATGGGCTTTCCGCTCGTTGGGCCGAGCTATTGGGCCGCTGCGTCAAGCCGTCGAATCGACTGCTTTCAGTCGCTTGTTCGATCGACTGAAAGCGGTCTCGAGTCGAGCCGTCGGCCGATCGCAAGCCGACGAGCTGAACCTTTTCCAAATGGTTATGGGCCAGACCAACTATTCTGTGGGCCGTTTTGGGAGGATCAAATACATACCCAACAGTAACTAAAATTGACCGTGATAGTTTGTGACAAAAAGGATATGATTTTATATCATGACTAAAATTAGGCATAGGTATTTTATCCGCACccaaaatccaaatataaacctCAATTAAAACCCCCAagccaaaatataaaaatactcgAACGGATATTGAAATAAGAGAAATTGGATATCCGAAACCAAATGAATATTCAAACATAACCGAacctatatatatacttaacgTTTTAATCTACTTCTCTTATTCTTcacatatatttatactatGTGATTCTTCTGTGCTCATGCACggatacaaatattttataatatatattataataactaattaatatttaactttcaatttaaataattttataatttatatgtataatttatattaataataatatatttttgaattagacATGTGATTTTGTGTATGTGATATCTAGTCggtaatattttgtttctctaaatatattaatattttgataattttttaattttacatttaGGTTAGGTGttctcttaaatatattttactgaGATTTgatataacataatattttttttttgctaatcaAATAGATAAATTAAACTAAAGTGTGGGTTGATTAAAaagtacataaaattattttgaatctcatgcaaatatattttacaaaagaaataaattgttaaaattatttaatattttgaatctCATCATgcaattatattttacaaaagaaataaattgtttaaattatttaaattttatttcattctaatattttgagttatccataatttatatgtataaaattaataaaatattattataaaataatatgtttttattttattattttaatatcaatattatttttataaccttcctttttgaaatcatattataaataaatattattaaaatccatttttaaaaattttgaaattctcctttttattttatatgttattggaaaacataaaaaagtAATTAAAGTTAAACTCTAATTAACAGAAActaccaaataaaaaataaagtaaatttaATAGTGGCaattaaatataacattttaaattgtttaaagGTACTTTTTTAATCAGCGCGAGAATTAACATGAGCGTAACACGTAGAAAattgattttcaaataatatgaTAAGGATATGTGTGagtaacatttttttgttttataaatttttggaaCAACGTATCTGTAATCTTAAGCATCACGTGTGAAAATCCAAATGATAGATGATAATCTTAAAATAATGATACTCTCTGAATTGCACAAACACGACACAGTGACCAAAGGTTTCTCCTCTCTTCAGTCGGACATCTCTAACTCAGAGCATAATTATCCCTGGGACTTTTTATCATGTCcccaagtttttttattaatatttgtgaaTGGGGACTTATTTGTGGGACTTTGGTAAATTGTTGGATTATTGGTAGGACTTTAGGTTGGTTcttaagttaattttttaatataaataaataaaattataaaatataagataaaacatATTAACTTGTTTAAATAGgataaaattattcatttataaaaaaaacatattattacatattattatttcagacaaaaaaatacagatttaaataaaaacaaacacaaattttattcattttaaagaaattaaaatattacatgTTATTATTTCGGAGATGTCCAAACTTATcccatatatgttcaaccaaatcccTTTTTAATTGTTGATGGGTATGTGAATCTCGAACTTCTTTCCGACGGCCAAGTACATTTCCGGCCTTTTTAGGCCTTCTTACGGTGAATGAAAACTCTTCATCTTGAAATTCCTCAATGGTGTTTGCATCGCGTTCATCTtcgactatcatattatggaggaTGATACATGCCTTCATAATATTTCCCATTTTTGCTTTATCCCATATTTTTGATGGATTTTTGACAACGGCAAATCTTCCTTGGAGGACTCCAAAGGCACGTTCAACATCTTTTCGAACTCTTTCTTGGGTATTAGCAAACAATGACTGTTTTTCGGTTTGTGGTAGTTTTATAGACTGAATAAAAGTCGCCCATTCCGGATATATACCATCTGTTAGGTAATGTGCCAGATGGTACTCCGTTTGGTTGACATAATAGTTTACTGCTGGGGCGATCCCgttaataatgtcatcaaaaacaggagaacgatcaagaatattaagatcgttcatagtacctggagctccaaaaaaAGCGTGCCAAATCCAGAGGTCTTTTGAAGCAACTGCCTCCAACACAATCGTTGGTTTTCCCGTTCCCcgtgaatacattcctttccaagcggtgggacaattcttccactcccaatgcatacagtcgatgcttccaatcATCCCCGGGAATCCACGTTCTTCGTTGATATATAGTTGTCTTTGCAGATCCTCCGGTGTGGGATGTCGTAGGTATTCATCGCCAAACAAGGCGATAATACCGGCGGTAAAATTGTGCAAACTAGCTCGGGCCGTTGTTTCAGCAAGACGGATATATTCGTCTTGGGCATCGGCCGCACCACCGTATGCCAATAGGCGAATAGCTGCAGTACATTTTTGCAGGGGAGAAAGACTGTCCCGTCCGGTTGCACCTTCTGATTGTTGAAAATACGGTATTTCTGTGGAGAGACGATGCACAATACGAACGAACAAAGAtttgttcattcgaaaccgGAGCCGGAATAAACGGGTAGAGTAGGTCGGAGTCTCgctaaaataatcattccaaagCCTTTTGTGCCCTTCTTCccaatctctctctataaaaattcttttttttctctcttttggttCTGGAATAGGATCATTAAATCCTAAAAACTCATCAGTTATCGACGCAAATTCATCATCACCACTATCATTGTTGTATTGATAATGATAATGTGAAGATGATGccattagaattttaaagaaaaataagaagaattTGTGATACAACGAGAGGAGAAGTGAATGAATGGGAAATTGTGGTATAAAAAATTTGATGCATTATGGCTTATATTTATAGAGGAGCAGACGTGATTCAAACTCTCGTGTGATAATGTCAAAGTGAATGAATGTTTTTAGGATTTATTAGTCACGAGAAGTGTATCTTGTGATTCTAGACTGTTGTTTCCAAAAACTAATAGTAGCCTCTTGTGACTAAAGGCTGTCGTGAGTAGTAGCATCTTATCTTTTCACTGAGTTGAAGAACGTGTCTATCCCTTgccctcatctcctccatcacGGCGACGTCCCACCACTTCCATACATGGCATTCTCCATCGTCAGCTTGGTCACAAGTGTAGTAAAGTCTTCCCCCATTGTTAAGAGTCTTCGCCATTGCTAGTTTTGGTACGCCACCACAGTAGCATATATGCGGGAAGCCGAACTCAACTTCTGGTTGAGGTGGGTATTGAGGTGGGTATTGAGGCGGCTCACTACGGTTGAGCTCTTCTTGTTCCCTACGGTTGAGTTCTTCTTGCTCCCGACGGCTGAGCTCTTCTTGGTCCTGACGGATGAGCTCTTCTGTAGAGCTGTAGCCACACTCTGAAGAATCCTCATAATAATCCTCTGACATAGATGGCTGGGTGTAGCTATAGCGTCCCATTATAAAGTTTCCTGAAATAgacacaagaaaataaaaatgttaacagcaaacaaagagaagaaaaattaaatgttaACAGCGTACAATAACTAAAAACAATGCATAACTTAAAACAGCAAACAACTTTCATTCATAGTTAACAGCATACAACGTACACACATAGAGCTTACATAAACATTTAAACTTATTTCTAACAGAGAAACATGGAAAAGGTTGAAACAAAGAAACATGGAGACTTAGATCAAAGCCAGCAGCTTATTCTTAGTTGCTTCTTCAGGCTCAGTAAGAGGATCTTTCTTGGCTAGAAGTGTGTCAAGAATCGCAAGCTTTGTTAGTCTCTCCTTGATCAAGAGATCCTCCTTCCTCATCAAGAGatcctccttcttcatctcccaAACGGTCTGACACTCCGACAGAGACCTTAATGGTGCGGAATTCTTCTTTTTAGCCTTCGCCGCCTTGATTCCTTCAGGACGGACCTCAGGATCACCAACGGAGCTGCTTGAAGCTTGAGAACATGTCTCTTTTCGCTTTGAATTCCCAGCAGGCTTAGGAGTGTTAAGGCTGAGCCATTTCTGCTCATAACTCAACACACACCAAGCATGGTCAAGAGTGAATTTTTTCCCGTGATCCGCAAAGTAGATGTCTTTGGCCAGCTTGAGCAGATCATTGTCATTCTGACCAGAACTCTTCTGTCTCTCAGCTGCAGCGTATGCAGCACAGAATTTTTTCGTGTAGTCATTGATCTTgtgccacctctgcttacagTTGAGATGCTCACGATTATCACCACTAGCTTTAGCATGAGGACTTGACTCATAGAACTCACCAACTCGTTTCCATAATGTCCCTTTATTTTGATCAACGCCAACAACAGCATCCTTAGATGTGTTTAGCCATCCACTTATTAACACCTTGTCATCGGCTGGAGTCCAGTTCCTTCGCTCCCTAGAGGCAACAGGTGGGTTTTCGGGTGCAACTGGAGGATTTCGCGGCTGTTCACTAAAAGCAGGGATGTCTGATGCTCCAAAGTGATGAGGAGAACCATAACTTTCATAAGGAAAGGTCTGGCTGTTAAGAAAGCCGACGAAACTAGAACAAGGAGACTGACTATAAGGATTCAATGGATCCCTTGAATCCATTACGATTAGAACAGAtagaagagaggaagagaggaTGAGAGAAAGAGATGTGTGTAAAACAAAGGTGAGAAGTTGTGTGTTGAAATAGGTGAGAAAGAGTTGTGAGAAGTTTGGAATAATAAGTTACCTTCTTAAAGTCCTAACCATAAACTACCGGGGTCTAATCAAACTTATTACAGTCACAACAACAAAAGAGAACAAAGCAGAAACAACGAAACTATAAAGAAGTGATTCCTAACTCGTTCACATTAACTCATCAAACAACAACAAAGGTTTATGTGACCAAACTAATAACATCTCTTCACGCAAACGAGCTTATTATAGTTGAACCAAACTTAAATGTCCACACAGACAGTACGCAACTATGAAAACTTAAACTTAAAAGCTACTTACCTAAACAATAAAGAAGACAGTAGTAATCAAGTCTATGTAAACTACTTCAATGTCAACAGAGGCAATTGTAAACTACTTCAAGTCTATGTAAACTACTTCAATGTCAACAGAGATAGTAGTAATCAATGTCAACAAGAAGGCAATACACTATCTTAAATGTCACAAACTACTTCAAGTCACAAAGAAGACAGTAGTAATTCTCTCTATGTAAACTACCACTCTATCACCTTCTTACGTCAGAAATATACAAGTAATTATAACAACATATCAAGTCTTTCTTACTACTAATCAACTATACGAAACCCATATCAAGTGATTATCAAGTAGTCAATTCAATGAGAACTAGTAATCAAAATTCAGTTCGTAACCCATTGGTTCTGTTCTTAATTCCCTAACCCAAAAAAACTAACCCTAATCAAGAGATTTGGACAAACCTGGATTCGTTTCGAGGAGAGATCGGTGTGGAGTGATCGGGAGAGATCGGTGTGGAGTGATAGAGGAGAGATCGGTGTGGAGTGATCGGGAGAAATCGGTGTGGAGTGATTGAGGAGAGATCGGTGTGGAGTGATCGGTGAAGATGAGAAACAGCGCCGGAACTCTTGTTTCCTCTATAAACAAACatgcagaaacgaatcaaacaCAAATACTCAGATGAATTTCCGATAATATGAACACAAACCCAGATCAATTATATCGTAtattaaactcaaaaatcaagaAATTAAGGTACGGGAAGGAACACGAACCTTCTGGGTGTTCGATTCGACGGATTTCGTACTCGATTATACGAGAAAACGGTGTGGATTGCGACGATCTCTTTCGCCACCGATATCGCctggggagagagagagaagaaggagacGAAGTGAAATGAATTCAGACAAAActcgactctctctctccccttcgGTTTGCCTCTCCCTTGCTGCCACGTAGCCCAAGGACTTCGTTAAAAACTTCTAATTCTGAAAACGTTTCCgctatttttttggtatttttcattttctttttggcTTATATTGGTTGGGGACTTTTGCTAAGATGTTCCGATAATAATGCTCTCATGTGATATCTCATAAAAGACTGAAGAAGTTAtttgggaaattgccaaaaaatgtcgcattcatagtaccatattttatgtttacactaacttACTTTTACCTCATTTTAACgaaagataaaaaaacatttataaccctAGGTTAACTAATCCCTCCGTTTCgtaaagttatatattatagaaaaaaaaattgtttcaagaAGAGAATTTTTATCCGCTTAAAATTATTGGAAaaagataatcacaaaaaaatatgcaaatttaatgtgttttcttaaaatggatgaaaaatctaaaatatataacattttgaaacggaATGatcaataaatatgtaaataaatacttaaaaaataaaaataaaaataaaaaatagtttcaaaaacaattttcgatttttagaaagaaatttttttaaaaaaaattcaaaaaaaaagtgataaaaaaagttcgaatttgaaaaagtatagtttgaatgtataaaaaaaaaaatttcctagGATAgctctttttaaatttttgtcacaaaaatatctttcaatgagaaaaatgaccaaaaaatttttattaaagagtaaaaatatatttataccatagggttaactaatctagagttagggtttatagttaagGGGTGACTTTTGaggatagagtttcaaattaaaaaaaaaaattaaaaattttgaaataaaaatgagttattttggtcatttttcttattaaaagctatttttttgacaaaaatttaaaaataactatttgagagaattgccctaaattttcttttttaaataatgatttattatatatatatagaacaagatataagagttttttgccccattaatgaagaatatatttttgaaaatgtctctttagtggtgggAAACATTAATAATAGTACCAAAAAAATGATCAACATGAAAATTCcccaaattatttttataatgaaatattattgttttactaaattttagtttgaaaaaaagtatttagttttacaaataaaataaaagatccAATTAAAATTGCATATTTTATCGGATATTTGGGACCTCGAATATCCAAATGATGTGAGGGCAAAATTAAATCATATGTACAAAACTAGGAATACTTTCGAAACCCCAAGATAtctgattttattaataaaatgtacaattaaataaatgataaataaaaaattaaatacatataatattagaaaataaattttagtgtgaAATTTAGTGTTGTGGttggaaaaaaacatttttttagtgCTGAAACTTCACCAAAATAGTGTGATTTTGACACTAAAACAGTGTTATGAGTTGGTCTTaggagcatgattattgggaggTTCTTATGGTGTggttcttaacggaatataagaacccgtctcttaagtTTTAACTAAAAACGATAAGAACCGTCACTTAAAACTCTTAGTTAAGAGACAAGTTCTTATTTAATATTTCTTATAAtgaaatattattgttttactaaattttagtttaaaaaaaagtatttagtTTTACAAAGCAAATAAAAGATCCAATTAAAATTGCATATTTTATCGGATATTTGGGAcctcaaatattcaaatgatgtGAGGGCAAAATTAAATCATACGTACAAAACTAAGAATACTTTCGAACCCCAAGATAtctgattttattaataaaatgtacaattaaataaatgataaataaaaaattaaatacatataatattagaaaataaattttagtgtgaAATTTAGTGTTGTAGttggaaaaaaacatttttttagtgCTGAAACTGCACCAAAATAGTGTGATTTTGACACTAAAACAGTGTTATGAGTTGGtcttaagagcatgattattgggaggTTCTTATGGTGTGATTCTTAAcgaaatataagaacccgtctcttaagtTTTAACTAAAAACGATAAGAACCGTCACTTAAAACTCTTAGTTAAGAGACCGGTTCTTATTTAATATTTCTTATAATgaaatattatagttttattaaattttagtttaaaaaaaagtatttagttttacaaatcaaataaaagatCCAATTAAAATTGCATATTTTATCGGATATTTGGGACCTCAAATATCCAAATGATGTGAGGGCAAAATTAAATCATACGTACAAAACTAGGAATACTTTCGAAACCCCAAGATAtctgattttattaataaaatgtacaattaaataaatgataaataaaaattaaatacatataatattagaaaataaattttagtgtgaAATTTAGTGTTGTAGttggaaaaaaacatttttttagtgCTGAAACTGCACCAAAATAGTGTGATTTTGACACTAAAACAGTGTTATGAGTTGGtcttaagagcatgattattgggaggTTCTTATGGTGTGATTCTTAAcgaaatataagaacccgtctcttaagtTTTAACTAAAAACGATAAGAACCGTCACTTAAAACTCTTAGTTAAGAGACATGTTCTTATTTAATATTTCTTATAAtgaaatattattgttttactaaattttagtttaaaaaaaagtacCAAAAAAATGATCAACATGAAAATTCcccaaattatttttataatgaaatattattgttttactaaattttagtttgaaaaaaagtatttagttttacaaataaaataaaagatccAATTAAAATTGCATATTTTATCGGATATTTGGGACCTCGAATATCCAAATGATGTGAGGGCAAAATTAAATCATACGTACAAAACTAGGAATACTTTCGAAACCCCAAGATAtctgattttattaataaaatgtacaattaaataaatgataaataaaaaattaaatacatataatattagaaaataaattttagtgtgaAATTTAGTGTTGtggttgaaaaaaaacatttttttagtgCTGAAACTGCACCAAAATAGTGTGATTTTGACACTAAAACAGTGTTATGGGTTGGtcttaagagcatgattattgggaggTTCTTACGGTGTggttcttaacggaatataagaacccgtctcttaaaactcttagTTAATAGACGGGTTCTTATTTAATATTTCGTATAAtgaaatattattgttttactaaattttagtttaaaaaaaaagtatttagttttacaaatcaaataaaagatCCAATTAAAATTGCATATTTTATCAGATATTTGGGACCTCGAATATCCAAATGATGTGAGGGCAAAATTAAATCATACTTACAAAACTAGGAATATTTTCGAAACTCCAAGATAtctgattttattaataaaatgtacgattaaataaatgataaataaaaaattaaatacatataatattagaaaataaattttagtgtgaAATTTAGTGTTGTGGTtggaaaataacatttttttagcGCTGAAACTGCACCAAAATAAATAGTGTGATTTTGACTCGTAAGTAAAATAGTGTTACGGGTTGGCCCCCGAGATATCTGATTCGTACCCAACTCTTATTGGTTGTCACTACTATCGTTGGACAAAGCACGTTATGATACGCCTCTTGGGCCTACTACTTTCAAATCGGACTTTTCTCACTCATTCCATTATTAACAAACCCGATTCGACTCGACCCGACCCGGTTTACAAGATagtgagaagaaaaagaagaaacgaCACTCCACACAACCACAAGTGCCTGCTGCCActttctctctaatctcttcttcCTTCCTGCGTCAATGGCGACTCAAGGTCAGGTTATCACTTGCAAAGGTATATGCTTTACTCCATATATATACACTCTTTGAAACCCTATCTACTGTTGTAGATCAATCTAATTTCGACTCCGATCTCCATAGCTGCGGTGGCTTACGAGCCGAACAAGCCTCTCGTCATCGAAGATGTTCAAGTCGCTCCTCCTCAGGCCGGTGAGGTTCGGATCAAGATCCTATTCACGGCTCTCTGTCACACCGACGCCTACACTTGGAGCGGCAAGGTTCACTCTTTTCTCTCCACTGCTACGGATTAGGGATTCAAATCTTTGATCCTCTTTCCATTTGCAGGATCCTGAAGGTCTCTTCCCATGTATCCTCGGTCATGAAGCTGCTGGGTACGTTCCCTAATCATCACATCCAATTTACTCCCTTTTAGAAAATatcgaaaaaataaaagatttcaaaaatatacatttttctattttttcaatGTAAACTTCAGAAAACATAATTATGTTTATTACAATTATACTAGGtgtaatatatattcttaatatttttttactattctatttattttatgctaatgtatttaattagatataaatatttttttgtacgtTTTCGGTCTTTTATTTGGTAATTGAAtcccaagtttttttttaatattaaagagtctagttttaaaaattttggctCAAGTGTAAGCATATTCAATACTAAAGAACAAATCTTTAATTTAGTAGTATAGTTCTTGGCCATGTACAACTATACAGAGAACTTGAATAAAATTCAATAATGCACATCAGTGTAATTTTTAGGATTGGTTTAAAGAAATATGATACTTGGTTTGCATACCAAGAATGTGCATGTTAAACATGTAtcactaaatattaaaaatttaaataagcgTCATgtcataaaaacaaaacaatattaaattaaactctaaataaaatttacattgtCACGAATAGTAATTAATTCTAACTTAGTTAAACATTTTCCTGTTGCaatgatatattttaaagattcaACATTCATGACTTTGCCAATAATatctaaaacacaaaacattAGAAAGAACTTGTGAACAAACATTTCATAAATTGAGTacatcaataaaaacaaagtaTGATATAGAAAATTCACCGACTAAACATTCCTTTTCATATTGAAGTCGCAAAATTTCTTTAAATTCcatgaaataattattttttaactctTTTGAAAAATCATCACAAGGTATGATTTTGGTTGTTCTATAgaaatttatcttaaaaaaagCAGAGGAGgcgttttatattttatggtcTAATCACCAGAAGTGAAATTATGCAGAATAAAATAATCTCATTTGACATAACTTAGATCAGAAATTACCAAAAGACAAGTCGCCAAAAAAGAACATTTATCAATAGAAGCATGAGTCCCTAGTTcccta
This genomic stretch from Brassica napus cultivar Da-Ae chromosome C9, Da-Ae, whole genome shotgun sequence harbors:
- the LOC111209429 gene encoding glutathione S-transferase T3-like, with amino-acid sequence MDSRDPLNPYSQSPCSSFVGFLNSQTFPYESYGSPHHFGASDIPAFSEQPRNPPVAPENPPVASRERRNWTPADDKVLISGWLNTSKDAVVGVDQNKGTLWKRVGEFYESSPHAKASGDNREHLNCKQRWHKINDYTKKFCAAYAAAERQKSSGQNDNDLLKLAKDIYFADHGKKFTLDHAWCVLSYEQKWLSLNTPKPAGNSKRKETCSQASSSSVGDPEVRPEGIKAAKAKKKNSAPLRSLSECQTVWEMKKEDLLMRKEDLLIKERLTKLAILDTLLAKKDPLTEPEEATKNKLLALI